Sequence from the Gemmatimonadota bacterium genome:
CGAAGGTTCCCATTCCAATCCGCTTGACACCGGCGAGTATCGGTGTAGTCAATCACGGGTTGTTTCAACATCAAAGCGGCGTGGTTTTGGGAGATGCACTGCGAAATGTGAGCGGGGTCAATATCCAGACCGTATTTGGCGTTACGGATTTCTTTGTCATTCGCGGATTCGATTCGCTTTCCAGCGGGCTGGTGCTCACCGATGGTGCATCGGAGCCGGAAGCCACGTTTTACAATCTTTACAATCTGGAGCGCGTGGAGGTGCTCAAGGGTCCGGGGGCATTTTTATATGGCGGTAACCCGCTTTCTGGATCGGTGAATCTGAGTCGCAAACAACCGATTTTTACAAATGTGTTTCAGGTCGGAGGTTCTTACGGCCCGTACAGGACAGGGCGCGGAACAGTGGATGCAAATTGGGCGGATATCGATCAGGGTATTGCCCTGCGCGTCAATGCACTACGGCAGGTATCTGACAGCTATCGAGACGATAAAGACAGCGGTTTGTGGGCTGTGAATCCCGCAGTGACATGGCGGCCCAGTGACAAAACCACAGTGACCGCCAATTTTGAATATGTCACCAGCAGGTACAAATCGGATTCGGGGCTGCCCATTATTAATGGGGCGGTCGCAGATGTGCCGCGTACACAATCGTATCAATCGCCTTTTGATGCGTCAGATCAAGATATTTATCGGGCGCGCGTCGATCTTCAGTCGCGCTTATCGCAGCGGGCCACGCTTCGCAACAAGCTCTATTACACCGATTTTTCATGGGTGTCTCAGGGCACATTGTTCAGCGGCGTCTTTCCCAATGCCCAGGGGAGTCTGGACATCGTGCGCTCACTTGTTCTTCTGGACGACCGTCAGCAAGTGTTGGGCAATCAGTTTGAACTGCTTTCTACATTCCGCACGGGCCACGTAGAACACACCCTGCTTACCGGACTGGAATTGATGCAGTGGAAAGACAAATTTACCTTAGATGTGGCTGCTTTGCCCAATATCGACGTGTTCAACCCCGTGGAGACCGCGAACACGAGCCAACCTCATTTTATTATTCCAGGACAATCGCAGGGGGCGGATTCAAAAAGCCGCGTTGTCGCGCCTTATGTCGTGAATCGCATTGTTTTTTGTCCATGCTATCAGGCATTTGTGGGCGTGCGATACGACCGCATTGATTACGATGATCCCCTGACTTCCACGTCTCGCAATTACAACAAACTGAGTCCTATGGCTGGCATGGTGGTTTCTTTTACGAAGGATCTCTCGTTTTACGCCAATGTCGGCAGAGCCTTTGCACCTCCTTCCAGTCAGGTAGCTGGCCCGAGAGAGACAGAAGAGAGTTTCCAGATGGAAGTGGGCGCGAAAAAATACCTGTTGGATAACCGCCTGCACGCGAGCCTCGCAGTTTATCATTTGACAAAAAACAATATTGGCATTCCCGATGCAACGGGTGTTACAAAACAAGATGGGGACCAGAGGTCTCGCGGTCTTGAGCTGGAAGTGATGATGCGCCCCGTGAGAAATTGGCACACATTTTTATCCTACTCATTTTCCAATGCCAAACTCACTCGCTTTGCCGAGTTTGTTCCCGTGTTCACGCAAACGGGAGTTACATACCAGCTTATGGATCGTTCGGGAAATAGGGCGGCTTTTTCGCCGCGTCATATTTTTAATGTGTGGACGGCGAGAGGATTTGACAACGGATTGGAATTTGGGATTGGCGCGCGCTATGTTGCCAGCCAGTTTATTGCCGAAGACAATCAATTTCAGATTGGGAATGTGCTGACGCTGGATGCCTCGGTGTCTTATGCGTACAGGCTGCTAAAATTTCGCATTAACGCCAAAAATTTGACCAATCAGGAATACGAAACGCGCGGCTTTGGCTCCGCTTCAATTATTCCGGCCAATCCATTTGGCCTGTACTGTGCTTTTGAAGTCAATATTTGAACTATGCCCGACTTGACCCCAGACCGAAATGCGCTTTGGCAGCGGCAGTTGAAGCGGTTGCGAGGTATGCTGTCTTCAGTGCTGAATGGCAATGATTTTTATCGCAATAAGTTGAATCGAGCGGGTATTTATCGACCCGAGGATATTCAGACGCGCGATGATTACAGGCGATTGCCCTTCACGACCAAAGAGGAATTTTCAGCAGATCAGATGGCGTATCCTCCTTATGGCAGCAATCTGACGTTTCCGCCAGATCACTATGTCCGTGTCCATCAAACATCGGGGACTACGGGAGAGCCTTTGAACTGGTTGGATACGGTAGAGAGTTGGGATTGGTTTGCGCGCTGCTGGACTTATGTGTATCGCGGGGCGGGCGTGACGGCAAATGACAGGATGTTTTTTGCCTTTTCCTTTGGCCCTTTTATCGGATTCTGGACCGGGCATGAGAGTGCGCGTTTAATGGGTGCAATGTCTATCTCTGGGGGATCTATGTCGTCGATCCAGCGTTTGCAGGCGATCCAGGATCATCGGGTTACTGTTCTGATCTGTACGCCGACGTATGCCCTGCATCTGGCAGAGGTGGCTGAGGCCGAAGGTTTTGATATTGCAGGTGGGAGTGTTCAGACTACAATTCACGCAGGCGAACCCGGCGCGGGGTTGCCTGCGACCAGACGACGCATTGAGCAGGTCTGGGGCGCGCGTTGTTACGACCACGCCGGAGCGACTGAGGTGGGTGCGTGGGGATTTGAATGTGCGTTTCGAGATGGCATGCATATAAACGAATCTGAATTTATTTGCGAAGTGATCGATCCCAATACGGGCGAACAAGCGAGAGAGGGTGAGTTGGTGCTCACCAATTTGGGACGCGCTGGCATGCCGGTTATTCGCTATCGCACGGGAGATCGCGTAAAGCTGCATGCGGGAATATGTGATTGCGGTTCGAGTTTCTCGCGTCTGGAAGGGGGCGTGATTGGACGTATCGACGATGCGTTGATTGTCCGCGGCGTCAATTTTTATCCCAGCGCGATTGAAAATATCGTGCGGGGATTTCCCGAAGTGACCGAGTTTGCAGTGGATATTTATCGACAACGCGAAATGGATGATATGAAAATTCGCATCGAATTAAATGGCGGAGAGGCGGGTGCAATTTCCGAGGCGATAGGTAGAGAGGTGCGACATATTCTGGGCATACGCGCCAGCGTTCAAACCGTGCCGCACAATACGTTGCCGAGATTTGAACTTAAAGCGAGACGGTTTACAGATCATCGTTAAAAAGCAACCACAGAAGAAACGCGAGTAATTTGAGCGTTTCACACGGATAAACATAGATAAAAG
This genomic interval carries:
- a CDS encoding TonB-dependent siderophore receptor, translating into MNYLQQLLIFVCVLSMISSPIFAENAEEEGKEEEELPVYAGEEIVVTESKEKVPTVSTIATKVPIPIRLTPASIGVVNHGLFQHQSGVVLGDALRNVSGVNIQTVFGVTDFFVIRGFDSLSSGLVLTDGASEPEATFYNLYNLERVEVLKGPGAFLYGGNPLSGSVNLSRKQPIFTNVFQVGGSYGPYRTGRGTVDANWADIDQGIALRVNALRQVSDSYRDDKDSGLWAVNPAVTWRPSDKTTVTANFEYVTSRYKSDSGLPIINGAVADVPRTQSYQSPFDASDQDIYRARVDLQSRLSQRATLRNKLYYTDFSWVSQGTLFSGVFPNAQGSLDIVRSLVLLDDRQQVLGNQFELLSTFRTGHVEHTLLTGLELMQWKDKFTLDVAALPNIDVFNPVETANTSQPHFIIPGQSQGADSKSRVVAPYVVNRIVFCPCYQAFVGVRYDRIDYDDPLTSTSRNYNKLSPMAGMVVSFTKDLSFYANVGRAFAPPSSQVAGPRETEESFQMEVGAKKYLLDNRLHASLAVYHLTKNNIGIPDATGVTKQDGDQRSRGLELEVMMRPVRNWHTFLSYSFSNAKLTRFAEFVPVFTQTGVTYQLMDRSGNRAAFSPRHIFNVWTARGFDNGLEFGIGARYVASQFIAEDNQFQIGNVLTLDASVSYAYRLLKFRINAKNLTNQEYETRGFGSASIIPANPFGLYCAFEVNI
- a CDS encoding phenylacetate--CoA ligase family protein; this translates as MPDLTPDRNALWQRQLKRLRGMLSSVLNGNDFYRNKLNRAGIYRPEDIQTRDDYRRLPFTTKEEFSADQMAYPPYGSNLTFPPDHYVRVHQTSGTTGEPLNWLDTVESWDWFARCWTYVYRGAGVTANDRMFFAFSFGPFIGFWTGHESARLMGAMSISGGSMSSIQRLQAIQDHRVTVLICTPTYALHLAEVAEAEGFDIAGGSVQTTIHAGEPGAGLPATRRRIEQVWGARCYDHAGATEVGAWGFECAFRDGMHINESEFICEVIDPNTGEQAREGELVLTNLGRAGMPVIRYRTGDRVKLHAGICDCGSSFSRLEGGVIGRIDDALIVRGVNFYPSAIENIVRGFPEVTEFAVDIYRQREMDDMKIRIELNGGEAGAISEAIGREVRHILGIRASVQTVPHNTLPRFELKARRFTDHR